One window of Marmota flaviventris isolate mMarFla1 chromosome 5, mMarFla1.hap1, whole genome shotgun sequence genomic DNA carries:
- the Hmgcr gene encoding 3-hydroxy-3-methylglutaryl-Coenzyme A reductase isoform X2, with amino-acid sequence MLSRLFRMHGLFVASHPWEVIVGTVTLTICMMSMNMFTGNDKICGWNYECPKFEEDVLSSDIIILTITRCIAILYIYFQFQNLRQLGSKYILGIAGLFTIFSSFVFSTVVIHFLDKELTGLNEALPFFLLLIDLSRASALAKFALSSNSQDEVRENIARGMAILGPTFTLDALVECLVIGVGTMSGVRQLEIMCCFGCMSVLANYFVFMTFFPACVSLVLELSRESREGRPIWQLSHFARVLEEEENKPNPVTQRVKMIMSLGLVLVHAHSRWIADPSPQNSTAEHSKVSLGLEENVSKRIEPSVSLWQFYLSKMISMDIEQVITLSLALLLAVKYIFFEQAETESTLSLKNPITSPVVAQKKVPDNCCRREPMLVRNNQKFQSVEGDTGINQERRVEVIKPLVAETDTSNRATFMVGGSSLSDTSSEPVTQESEIEFPREPRPNEECLQILGNAEKGAKFLSDAEIIQLVNAKHIPAYKLETLMETHERGVSIRRQLLSEKLPEPSSLQYLPYRDYNYSLVMGACCENVIGYMPIPVGVAGPLCLDGKEFQVPMATTEGCLVASTNRGCRAIGLGGGASSRVLADGMTRGPVVRLPRACDSAEVKAWLETPEGFAVIKEAFDSTSRFARLQKLHVSMAGRNLYIRFQSRTGDAMGMNMISKGTEKALLKLHEYFPEMQILAVSGNYCTDKKPAAINWIEGRGKTVVCEAVIPAKVVREVLKTTTEAMIDVNINKNLVGSAMAGSIGGYNAHAANIVTAIYIACGQDAAQNVGSSNCITLMEASGPTNEDLYISCTMPSIEIGTVGGGTNLLPQQACLQMLGVQGACKDNPGENARQLARIVCGTVMAGELSLMAALAAGHLVRSHMIHNRSKINLQDLQGTCTKKAA; translated from the exons ATGTTGTCAAGACTTTTCCGAATGCATGGCCTCTTTGTGGCCTCACATCCCTGGGAAGTCATAGTGGGGACAGTAACACTGACCATCTGTATGATGTCTATGAACATGTTTACTGGTAATGACAAGATCTGTGGTTGGAATTATGAGTGTCCAAAATTTGAAGAG GATGTTTTGAGCAGTGACATtataattctaacaataacacGGTGCATAGCAATCCTGTATATTTACTTCCAGTTCCAGAATTTACGTCAACTTggatcaaaatatattttgg GCATTGCTGGCCTCTTCACAATTTTCTCAAGTTTTGTATTCAGTACAGTTGTCATTCACTTCTTAGATAAAGAATTGACAGGCTTGAA TGAAGCTTTGCCCTTTTTCCTACTTTTGATTGACCTTTCCAGAGCAAGTGCATTAGCAAAGTTTGCCCTAAGTTCCAATTCACAg GATGAAGTAAGGGAAAATATTGCTCGTGGAATGGCAATTTTGGGTCCTACATTCACCCTTGATGCTCTTGTTGAATGTCTTGTGATTGGCGTTGGAACCATGTCAG GGGTGCGTCAGCTTGAAATTATGTGCTGCTTTGGCTGCATGTCAGTTCTTGCCAACTACTTCGTGTTCATGACTTTTTTCCCAGCTTGTGTATCCTTGGTATTAGAG CTTTCTCGGGAAAGCCGTGAGGGTCGACCAATTTGGCAGCTCAGCCATTTTGCCCGAgttttagaagaagaagaaaataagccaaATCCTGTAACTCAGAGGGTCAAGATGATTATG tccTTAGGCTTGGTTCTCGTTCATGCTCATAGTCGCTGGATAGCTGATCCTTCTCCTCAAAACAGTACAGCAGAACATTCTAAGGTTTCTTTGGGCCTTGAAGAAAATGTGTCCAAGAGAATTGAGCCAAGTGTTTCCCTCTGGCAATTTTATCTCTCTAA aatgATCAGCATGGATATTGAACAAGTTATTACCCTAAGTTTAGCTCTCCTTCTGGCTGTAAAGTACATTTTCTTTGAACAAGCAGAGACAGAATCTACGCTCTCGCTAAAAAACCCTATCACATCTCCTGTAGTGGCCCAAAAGAAAGTTCCAGATAATTGTTGTAGACGTGAACCTATGCTTGTCAGAAATAACCAGAAATTTCAGTCAGTGGAAGGAGACACAGGGATAAACCAAGAAAGAAGAG TTGAAGTTATCAAACCTTTAGTGGCTGAAACTGACACCTCAAACAGAGCTACGTTTATGGTTGGTGGCTCTTCCTTATCCGATACTTCATCTGAACCAGTGACACAGGAATCTGAGATTGAATTTCCCAGGGAGCCTCGGCCTAATGAAGAGTGTCTACAGATACTTGGGAATGCAGAG aaAGGTGCAAAATTCCTTAGTGATGCTGAGATCATCCAGTTGGTCAATGCTAAGCATATCCCAGCTTACAAATTGGAAACTCTGATGGAAACCCATGAACGAGGTGTATCTATTCGCCGACAGTTACTTTCCGAAAAACTTCCAGAGCCTTCTTCTCTCCAGTACCTGCCTTATAGGGATTATAATTACTCCCTG GTGATGGGAGCTTGTTGTGAGAATGTTATTGGGTATATGCCCATTCCTGTCGGAGTGGCAGGACCTCTGTGCTTGGATGGAAAAGAGTTTCAGGTTCCAATGGCAACAACAGAAGGTTGCCTTGTGGCCAGCACTAATAGAGGCTGTAGAGCAATTGGT CTTGGTGGAGGTGCCAGCAGCCGAGTTCTTGCAGATGGTATGACTCGTGGCCCAGTGGTGCGTCTTCCACGCGCTTGTGACTCTGCAGAAGTGAAGGCCTGGCTTGAAACACCTGAAGGGTTTGCAGTGATAAAGGAGGCCTTTGATAGCACCAGcag ATTTGCACGTCTGCAGAAACTTCATGTCAGTATGGCTGGACGCAACCTTTATATCCGTTTCCAATCCAGGACAGGGGATGCCATGGGAATGAACATGATTTCCAAG GGTACAGAAAAAGCACTTTTGAAACTTCATGAGTATTTCcctgaaatgcaaattcttgcAGTTAGTGGTAACTACTGTACTGACAAGAAACCTGCTGCCATAAACTGGattgaaggaagaggaaagactgTTGTTTGTGAAGCTGTCATTCCAGCCAAGGTTGTCAGAGAA GTACTGAAGACAACAACAGAAGCTATGATTGATGTAAACATTAACAAGAATCTGGTGGGCTCTGCCATGGCCGGGAGCATAGGAGGCTACAATGCCCATGCCGCAAACATTGTTACCGCTATCTACATTGCCTGTGGACAG GATGCAGCACAGAATGTTGGTAGTTCAAACTGTATTACTTTAATGGAAGCAAGTGGTCCCACAAATGAAGATTTGTATATCAGTTGCACCATGCCATCTATAGAAATAGGAACTGTGGGTGGTGGGACCAACCTTCTACCTCAGCAGGCCTGTCTGCAG ATGCTAGGTGTTCAAGGAGCGTGCAAAGACAATCCTGGGGAGAATGCCCGGCAGCTGGCCCGAATTGTATGTGGTACAGTAATGGCTGGGGAGTTGTCACTGATGGCAGCATTGGCAGCAGGGCATCTTGTCAGAAGTCACATGATTCACAACAG GTCAAAGATAAATTTACAAGACCTTCAAGGAACTTGCACCAAGAAGGCAGCTTGA
- the Hmgcr gene encoding 3-hydroxy-3-methylglutaryl-Coenzyme A reductase isoform X1, with the protein MILGSKESIATMLSRLFRMHGLFVASHPWEVIVGTVTLTICMMSMNMFTGNDKICGWNYECPKFEEDVLSSDIIILTITRCIAILYIYFQFQNLRQLGSKYILGIAGLFTIFSSFVFSTVVIHFLDKELTGLNEALPFFLLLIDLSRASALAKFALSSNSQDEVRENIARGMAILGPTFTLDALVECLVIGVGTMSGVRQLEIMCCFGCMSVLANYFVFMTFFPACVSLVLELSRESREGRPIWQLSHFARVLEEEENKPNPVTQRVKMIMSLGLVLVHAHSRWIADPSPQNSTAEHSKVSLGLEENVSKRIEPSVSLWQFYLSKMISMDIEQVITLSLALLLAVKYIFFEQAETESTLSLKNPITSPVVAQKKVPDNCCRREPMLVRNNQKFQSVEGDTGINQERRVEVIKPLVAETDTSNRATFMVGGSSLSDTSSEPVTQESEIEFPREPRPNEECLQILGNAEKGAKFLSDAEIIQLVNAKHIPAYKLETLMETHERGVSIRRQLLSEKLPEPSSLQYLPYRDYNYSLVMGACCENVIGYMPIPVGVAGPLCLDGKEFQVPMATTEGCLVASTNRGCRAIGLGGGASSRVLADGMTRGPVVRLPRACDSAEVKAWLETPEGFAVIKEAFDSTSRFARLQKLHVSMAGRNLYIRFQSRTGDAMGMNMISKGTEKALLKLHEYFPEMQILAVSGNYCTDKKPAAINWIEGRGKTVVCEAVIPAKVVREVLKTTTEAMIDVNINKNLVGSAMAGSIGGYNAHAANIVTAIYIACGQDAAQNVGSSNCITLMEASGPTNEDLYISCTMPSIEIGTVGGGTNLLPQQACLQMLGVQGACKDNPGENARQLARIVCGTVMAGELSLMAALAAGHLVRSHMIHNRSKINLQDLQGTCTKKAA; encoded by the exons ATGATACTTG GATCCAAGGAATCTATAGCTACAATGTTGTCAAGACTTTTCCGAATGCATGGCCTCTTTGTGGCCTCACATCCCTGGGAAGTCATAGTGGGGACAGTAACACTGACCATCTGTATGATGTCTATGAACATGTTTACTGGTAATGACAAGATCTGTGGTTGGAATTATGAGTGTCCAAAATTTGAAGAG GATGTTTTGAGCAGTGACATtataattctaacaataacacGGTGCATAGCAATCCTGTATATTTACTTCCAGTTCCAGAATTTACGTCAACTTggatcaaaatatattttgg GCATTGCTGGCCTCTTCACAATTTTCTCAAGTTTTGTATTCAGTACAGTTGTCATTCACTTCTTAGATAAAGAATTGACAGGCTTGAA TGAAGCTTTGCCCTTTTTCCTACTTTTGATTGACCTTTCCAGAGCAAGTGCATTAGCAAAGTTTGCCCTAAGTTCCAATTCACAg GATGAAGTAAGGGAAAATATTGCTCGTGGAATGGCAATTTTGGGTCCTACATTCACCCTTGATGCTCTTGTTGAATGTCTTGTGATTGGCGTTGGAACCATGTCAG GGGTGCGTCAGCTTGAAATTATGTGCTGCTTTGGCTGCATGTCAGTTCTTGCCAACTACTTCGTGTTCATGACTTTTTTCCCAGCTTGTGTATCCTTGGTATTAGAG CTTTCTCGGGAAAGCCGTGAGGGTCGACCAATTTGGCAGCTCAGCCATTTTGCCCGAgttttagaagaagaagaaaataagccaaATCCTGTAACTCAGAGGGTCAAGATGATTATG tccTTAGGCTTGGTTCTCGTTCATGCTCATAGTCGCTGGATAGCTGATCCTTCTCCTCAAAACAGTACAGCAGAACATTCTAAGGTTTCTTTGGGCCTTGAAGAAAATGTGTCCAAGAGAATTGAGCCAAGTGTTTCCCTCTGGCAATTTTATCTCTCTAA aatgATCAGCATGGATATTGAACAAGTTATTACCCTAAGTTTAGCTCTCCTTCTGGCTGTAAAGTACATTTTCTTTGAACAAGCAGAGACAGAATCTACGCTCTCGCTAAAAAACCCTATCACATCTCCTGTAGTGGCCCAAAAGAAAGTTCCAGATAATTGTTGTAGACGTGAACCTATGCTTGTCAGAAATAACCAGAAATTTCAGTCAGTGGAAGGAGACACAGGGATAAACCAAGAAAGAAGAG TTGAAGTTATCAAACCTTTAGTGGCTGAAACTGACACCTCAAACAGAGCTACGTTTATGGTTGGTGGCTCTTCCTTATCCGATACTTCATCTGAACCAGTGACACAGGAATCTGAGATTGAATTTCCCAGGGAGCCTCGGCCTAATGAAGAGTGTCTACAGATACTTGGGAATGCAGAG aaAGGTGCAAAATTCCTTAGTGATGCTGAGATCATCCAGTTGGTCAATGCTAAGCATATCCCAGCTTACAAATTGGAAACTCTGATGGAAACCCATGAACGAGGTGTATCTATTCGCCGACAGTTACTTTCCGAAAAACTTCCAGAGCCTTCTTCTCTCCAGTACCTGCCTTATAGGGATTATAATTACTCCCTG GTGATGGGAGCTTGTTGTGAGAATGTTATTGGGTATATGCCCATTCCTGTCGGAGTGGCAGGACCTCTGTGCTTGGATGGAAAAGAGTTTCAGGTTCCAATGGCAACAACAGAAGGTTGCCTTGTGGCCAGCACTAATAGAGGCTGTAGAGCAATTGGT CTTGGTGGAGGTGCCAGCAGCCGAGTTCTTGCAGATGGTATGACTCGTGGCCCAGTGGTGCGTCTTCCACGCGCTTGTGACTCTGCAGAAGTGAAGGCCTGGCTTGAAACACCTGAAGGGTTTGCAGTGATAAAGGAGGCCTTTGATAGCACCAGcag ATTTGCACGTCTGCAGAAACTTCATGTCAGTATGGCTGGACGCAACCTTTATATCCGTTTCCAATCCAGGACAGGGGATGCCATGGGAATGAACATGATTTCCAAG GGTACAGAAAAAGCACTTTTGAAACTTCATGAGTATTTCcctgaaatgcaaattcttgcAGTTAGTGGTAACTACTGTACTGACAAGAAACCTGCTGCCATAAACTGGattgaaggaagaggaaagactgTTGTTTGTGAAGCTGTCATTCCAGCCAAGGTTGTCAGAGAA GTACTGAAGACAACAACAGAAGCTATGATTGATGTAAACATTAACAAGAATCTGGTGGGCTCTGCCATGGCCGGGAGCATAGGAGGCTACAATGCCCATGCCGCAAACATTGTTACCGCTATCTACATTGCCTGTGGACAG GATGCAGCACAGAATGTTGGTAGTTCAAACTGTATTACTTTAATGGAAGCAAGTGGTCCCACAAATGAAGATTTGTATATCAGTTGCACCATGCCATCTATAGAAATAGGAACTGTGGGTGGTGGGACCAACCTTCTACCTCAGCAGGCCTGTCTGCAG ATGCTAGGTGTTCAAGGAGCGTGCAAAGACAATCCTGGGGAGAATGCCCGGCAGCTGGCCCGAATTGTATGTGGTACAGTAATGGCTGGGGAGTTGTCACTGATGGCAGCATTGGCAGCAGGGCATCTTGTCAGAAGTCACATGATTCACAACAG GTCAAAGATAAATTTACAAGACCTTCAAGGAACTTGCACCAAGAAGGCAGCTTGA